A window of the Dioscorea cayenensis subsp. rotundata cultivar TDr96_F1 chromosome 14, TDr96_F1_v2_PseudoChromosome.rev07_lg8_w22 25.fasta, whole genome shotgun sequence genome harbors these coding sequences:
- the LOC120276529 gene encoding uncharacterized protein LOC120276529 — translation MIEHRDRLEAKLGHKVSIVEDFKEVYQKDDGSWNEQGAQLAHEKFAKARQDILAQEGQGVEIDDNKLWWDIFGVSKNRCYGMGGNLVEKIASDYSHLQSQWCTSRTQQFVPSIPPEVISKLEILKKAYEEQKQQIQYIFSLLESRGIQVNFEITPRTSHAAARTGESASHAPHTSEDVEQPQPVDEIATK, via the exons ATGATTGAACATAGAGATAGACTA gaagccAAATTGGGCCACAAGGTATCCATAGTGGAGGATTTTAAAGAAGTTTATCAAAAGGATGATGGGAGTTGGAATGAGCAAGGGGCCCAATTAGCACAT GAGAAATTTGCCAAAGCTCGCCAAGACATATTGGCTCAAGAAGGCCAAGGGGTAGAAATTGATGATAATAAACTATGGTGGGACATATTTGGGGTATCAAAAAATCGATGTTATGGCATGGGTGGTAACCTTGTTGAGAAGATAGCTTCTGATTATTCTCATTTGCAATCTCAATGGTGTACTTCAAGAACTCAGCAATTTGTTCCTTCTATACCACCAGAGGTTATTAGTAAGCTAGAAATTTTAAAGAAAGCATACGAGGAGCAGAAGCAGCAGATCCAATACATCTTTTCTCTATTAGAATCTCGAGGTATTCAGGTAAACTTTGAGATAACTCCTCGTACTTCTCATGCTGCTGCTAGGACTGGGGAGTCTGCTTCCCATGCCCCTCACACTTCAGAGGATGTTGAACAGCCCCAGCCTGTCGATGAAATTGCAACAAAGTGA
- the LOC120276469 gene encoding protein SUPPRESSOR OF QUENCHING 1, chloroplastic-like, whose protein sequence is MNGDENFLGGVASVKGVKDLDRDAAKKRFFEIYLDKYVKPNFGIGLPSALELIKECKKRGLKVVVASSANRIKFDANLAAAGVDSSLFDAIVSADAFENLKLDPDIFLPASKSLNVPTHELN, encoded by the exons ATGAATGGGgatgaaaattttcttggaGGGGTGGCTAGTGTCAAAGGAGTGAAGGACTTGGATCGGGATGCCGCGAAGAAACGTTTCTTTGAGATTTATCTTGATAAg TATGTTAAACCCAACTTTGGCATTGGACTTCCGAGTGCATTGGAGTTAATCAAGGAG TGCAAAAAAAGAGGGCTTAAGGTGGTTGTAGCTTCTAGTGCGAATAGGATCAAGTTTGATGCCAACTTGGCTGCGGCTGGTGTGGATTCATCTTT ATTCGATGCAATTGTGTCAGCTGATGCTTTTGAAAATCTGAAACTTGATCCAGATATTTTCCTTCCGGCCTCTAAGAGCTTAAATGTACCCACTCATGAG CTGAATTAG
- the LOC120275923 gene encoding uncharacterized protein LOC120275923, with protein MNGYREENPRCSFHPKEVIVGICALCLKERLLLLAPKSNTNTSKIKSFKILKKKPNITLEKVFALASFLLEFRHRNSGSSDDSGKGSAASLDDSFISIKFEDNGKASWDHKTNHKKESRIESVVVPTKPGGGRGPRWKNGIGHLLQMPGKHHVSSSGNVRRGWSLRMRRTTTTTTTTTTTITTMTD; from the exons ATGAATGGCTACAGAGAAGAGAATCCAAGATGTAGTTTCCATCCAAAAGAAGTAATAGTAGGTATATGTGCTCTATGTTTAAAGGAAAGGCTTCTTCTATTGGCTCCCAAATCCAATACTAACACTAGCAAAATCAAATCCTTCAAAATCCTTAAGAAGAAGCCCAACATCACTCTTGAAAAAGTCTTTGCTTTAGCCTCCTTCCTCCTTGAGTTCCGCCATCGGAACTCCGGCAGCAGTGATGACTCTGGTAAAGGCTCCGCCGCAAGCCTCGACG ATTCATTCATATCAATCAAGTTTGAAGACAATGGAAAAGCATCATGGGATCACAAGACAAACCACAAGAAAGAATCAAGAATTGAGAGTGTGGTGGTACCGACAAAGCCCGGCGGAGGGCGAGGGCCGAGGTGGAAGAATGGTATTGGACACTTGCTCCAAATGCCCGGGAAACACCACGTCAGCTCGTCGGGTAATGTAAGGAGAGGTTGGAGCCTTAGGATGAGGAGGACCACTACCACTACcactaccaccaccaccaccatcactacCATGACAGATTAA